One Pyxicephalus adspersus chromosome 3, UCB_Pads_2.0, whole genome shotgun sequence genomic window carries:
- the PPM1K gene encoding protein phosphatase Mn(2+)-dependent 1K, translating into MSTSIWVTFVRHGGSQVRRGALLKTRILQDNTRIISASYCPTVGRRALSSRFDPDGSGRPATWDTFGIWDNRIDEPIQLPPSIKYGKLIPRINLSKVGCSTQLVKRKENEDRFNYAKLTDDVLYFAVYDGHGGAGAADFCNRFMAKKIKEFLKEEEDLEKVLTKAFLEIDKAFARHAHLSVDATLLNCGTTATVALLRDGIELVVASVGDSRALLCRKGKPLKLTIDHTPERKEEKNRIRECGGFVAWNSLGQPHVNGRLAMTRSIGDLDLKSMGVIAEPETKRVKLHHADDGFLVLTTDGINFIVNSQEICDIINQCHDPAEAAQVLTEQAIQYGAEDNSTAIVVPFGAWGKHKSSEVSFSFSRSFASSGRWA; encoded by the exons ATGTCAACATCGATCTGGGTTACATTTGTAAGGCATGGAGGGTCACAGGTGAGAAGAGGAGCACTGCTGAAGACCCGAATCTTACAAGATAACACCCGCATCATATCGGCCAGCTATTGCCCCACTGTCGGACGCAGGGCACTCTCATCACGATTTGACCCTGACGGAAGTGGTCGTCCAGCCACCTGGGACACATTTGGCATTTGGGACAATCGAATCGATGAACCTATACAGCTTCCACCTAGTATTAAGTATGGCAAGCTCATTCCACGCATTAATTTATCCAAGGTTGGCTGTTCTACACAGCTAgtgaaaaggaaggaaaatgagGACCGCTTCAACTATGCCAAATTAACTGATGACGTCTTGTATTTTGCTGTGTATGATGGACATGGAGGGGCCGGAGCAGCAGATTTTTGTAACCgctttatggcaaaaaaaattaa GGAATTCcttaaagaagaagaagatttggAAAAGGTGCTGACAAAAGCTTTTCTAGAAATAGATAAAGCTTTTGCAAGACATGCCCATCTTTCTGTTGATG CAACTCTTTTGAACTGTGGCACCACTGCAACAGTGGCTTTATTGCGGGATGGCATTGAACTAGTGGTGGCAAGTGTTGGTGACAGCCGAGCACTGTTGTGTCGGAAGGGAAAACCTCTGAAGCTCACAATTGATCACACACctgaaaggaaggaagaaaagaacaG aatTAGAGAATGTGGTGGTTTTGTTGCTTGGAACAGCTTGGGGCAACCTCATGTAAATGGCAGGCTTGCAATGACCAGAAGTATTGGAGATTTGGATCTCAAGTCAATGGGAGTAATTGCAGAGCCTGAAACAAAAAGAGTGAAG CTGCATCATGCCGATGATGGATTTCTAGTATTAACTACTGATGGCATTAACTTCATTGTTAACAGCCAGGAGATCTGCGACATAATCAATCAGTGCCATGATCCTGCTGAAGCAGCACAAGTCCTTACAGAACAG GCTATCCAGTATGGAGCAGAAGACAACAGCACAGCCATTGTTGTCCCCTTTGGAGCCTGGGGAAAGCACAAGAGCTCGGAAGTCAGTTTTTCATTCAGTCGCAGTTTTGCGTCAAGTGGAAGATGGGCATAA